The following coding sequences are from one Lolium rigidum isolate FL_2022 chromosome 6, APGP_CSIRO_Lrig_0.1, whole genome shotgun sequence window:
- the LOC124660569 gene encoding probable aldo-keto reductase 1, whose amino-acid sequence MAETPLIPRVRLGTQGLEVSKLGFGCMSLSGSYNAPLADDAGIAVIAHAFRRGVTFFDTSDVYGPHTNETLLGKALKQLPRERVQVATKFGIRRDTFGTGTVCGRPEYVRACCEASLRRLCVDYIDLYYQHRIDTTIPIEDTIGELKKLVEEGKVKYIGLSEASPDTIRRAHAVHPITAVQMEWSLWSRDIEPEIVPLCRELGIGIVPYSPIARGFFGGRGVTEQVAAESNLKGHPRFSAENLEKNKILYLKMEELAKKHQCSPTQLALAWVLHQGDDVVPIPGTTKIKNLDSNIDSFKLKLTEDELKEISDQIREEDVAGGRQYAFFAHTTWKYADTPKK is encoded by the exons ATGGCGGAAACCCCACTGATTCCTCGCGTCAGGCTGGGCACCCAGGGACTGGAG GTGTCTAAGCTTGGGTTCGGGTGCATGAGCCTGTCGGGCTCCTACAACGCCCCGCTGGCCGACGACGCCGGGATCGCCGTCATCGCGCACGCCTTCCGCCGCGGCGTCACCTTCTTCGACACCTCCGACGTCTACGGCCCCCACACTAACGAGACCCTCCTCGGCAAG GCGCTGAAGCAGCTGCCGCGGGAGCGGGTGCAGGTGGCCACCAAGTTCGGGATCCGGCGGGACACCTTCGGCACGGGCACCGTGTGCGGCCGCCCGGAGTACGTGCGTGCCTGCTGCGAGGCCAGCCTTCGCCGCCTCTGCGTGGACTACATCGACCTCTACTATCAGCACCGCATAGACACCACCATTCCCATCGAGGACACG ATTGGTGAGCTCAAGAAGCTGGTGGAGGAAGGGAAGGTCAAGTACATTGGGTTGTCGGAGGCGAGCCCCGACACTATCAGGCGTGCTCACGCCGTGCACCCGATCACCGCCGTGCAGATGGAGTGGTCTCTGTGGTCTCGCGACATCGAACCCGAGATTGTGCCTCTATGCAG AGAATTGGGGATTGGAATTGTTCCTTACAGCCCGATTGCTCGTGGGTTTTTCGGTGGAAGAGGGGTCACGGAACAAGTGGCTGCTGAATCTAATCTG AAAGGACACCCACGGTTTTCAGCAGAAAATCTGGAGAAGAACAAGATTCTTTATCTGAAAATGGAAGAACTAGCCAAGAAGCACCAGTGCAGCCCTACTCAACTAGCTTTAGCTTGGGTTCTGCATCAAGGGGATGATGTAGTTCCAATACCAG GGACAACTAAGATCAAGAATCTAGACTCCAACATTGACTCCTTTAAGCTAAAGCTAACAGAAGATGAGCTGAAAGAAATTAGCGACCAGATACGCGAAGAAGATGTGGCCGGCGGGAGGCAATATGCGTTCTTTGCGCATACCACCTGGAAATATGCAGACACACCAAAGAAGTAA
- the LOC124666439 gene encoding uncharacterized protein LOC124666439 — translation MGEPSKELLDLPSGPEPPSFIESLLAGREQHKEEGKRKAGPPTDPLPKSQVLGKVKDFLGEMAKANEKLQLDAQNKPPEEYDIETLTGNEKEYIEMDLLLGVADLHSEQAVDAAEATMSGFPPSGRSFASTSSDSEDDSDEDGDDEPDMSSKDKCDNPDKPEAHPVKGKKPSKRQKIVVLN, via the exons ATGGGGGAACCGAGCAAGGAGCTCCTGGACCTCCCCTCGGGGCCTGAACCACCCTCCTTCATCG AGTCGCTGCTCGCCGGAAGAGAGCAGCACAAGGAGGAGGGCAAGCGCAAGGCGGGGCCTCCCACCGATCCGCTCCCCAAGAGCCAAG TTCTCGGAAAAGTGAAGGATTTCTTGGGAGAGATGGCGAAAGCGAACGAGAAGTTGCAGCTCGATGCGCAG AATAAACCTCCCGAGGAGTATGACATAGAAACCCTTACTGGAAACGAAAAGGAATATATTGAGATG GATTTGCTTCTCGGTGTTGCTGATCTTCATTCGGAGCAAGCTGTAGATGCAGCTGAAGCGACAATGAGCGGCTTCCCACCCTCAGGAAGGTCATTTGCTAGCACCTCTTCTGACTCGGAAGATGATAGCGACGAAGACGGTGATGACGAGCCTGACATGTCTAGCAAAGATAAATGCGACAATCCAGACAAACCTGAGGCTCATCCAGTCAAAGGGAAGAAGCCGAGTAAAAGACAGAAGATTGTTGTTCTCAACTAG
- the LOC124663495 gene encoding centromere protein C-like, whose product MASVDAAGDPLSAATSATSLLLRTLGPAAAAASPSRALLDRPLKRSKELMEQARHVLKERGDIHKLYQDDGLAAAAANNQQGRRPGLDRKRARFSLKPPESNPLQNVDFSKLSSIEDPDEYFSTLDQLEEADKEMKKLRGEAPTETADHHRPMEPPKKRPGMARRKSVYSYNFSAGMDIPDVIEAPSQTETITESQSTQDDMSPSVPERTKLPVPSSSSQCDIPDVPARQDSFPEKGKGALDELLSAFKNLDEDEEENLIRKTLNIKEISIGKVSLPDLFNSPDDRPVSSTTTRKHLTSGHAPEISVSGSHLARISKWEKQILGKDTLNNKADLSEDDESDNSPGTVTGNQSSRHSPYDSVLSTGGEASTGREIPTSSTKSPDHVLEPVTNIPNGVSTDESEPRSSSFGLYVDSEVAKEKDASSGHNVSLEENDLPMDHSVIERANHEPTISSPHLLEGDTTEVLGSEQTISSPHHLEGDATEVLGSEPGRNASALHGEDDNIEHQGGVGGDGRVQGEPVHPPEIPPDTHNQSHIQDGNMEKRAVDTSNEQSLSIDGKQKAVQKGKNKKQPAKRGKRVPDKPIQTPEIPPEDIDPQNESHIHEGNIEKPAVPVSNQLKVGKQKQAQDGKRKQPLRRGKRGAEEASDPLGIPPENCDTDTQPHMQDTNIEQQTVGTRVVQSPNNGNGRKETQRRKKRQELRGRKSLAAFGFSWQSGVRRSTRIRSRPLEDWRGERFLYGRIHETMSTVIGIKAYSPSEDGKAALKVKSFVPEQYSDIVAQVAKY is encoded by the exons ATGGCCTCTGTCGACGCCGCGGGTGACCCCCTCAGCGCCGCCACCTCCGcgacctccctcctcctccggaccctgggccccgccgccgccgccgcatccccCTCCAGGGCACTCCTCGACAGACCGCTG AAACGGTCCAAGGAGCTCATGGAGCAGGCCAGGCACGTCTTGAAGGAGCGGGGCGACATCCACAAGCTCTATCAGGACGACGGACTGGCTGCCGCTGCTGCGAACAACCAGCAGGGCAGAAGGCCTGGGCTGGACCGCAAGCGGGCTCGATTCTCACTCAAGCCCCCTGAAAG CAACCCTCTGCAAAATGTCGACTTCTCTAAGCTGTCAAGCATCGAGGATCCGGACGAATACTTCTCAACCTTGGATCAGCTTGAAG AAGCTGACAAGGAAATGAAGAAGCTAAGAGGCGAGGCTCCAACCGAAACAGCAGATCATCATCGCCCTATGGAACCACCCAAGAAGCGGCCTGGTATGGCAAG GAGAAAATCAGTCTATTCTTACAACTTTAGTGCGGGCATGGATATCCCAGATGTTATTGAAGCCCCTTCACAGACAGAAACTATAACAGAATCTCAGTCCACTCAAGACGACATGTCTCCTTCAGTTCCTGAAAGAACCAAGCTGCCGGTTCCTTCAAGTTCTAGCCAATGTGATATACCAGATGTCCCAGCGAGACAAG ATTCATTTCCTGAGAAGGGTAAAGGTGCTTTGGACGAATTATTGTCAGCATTCAAAAAtttggatgaagatgaagaggaaaatCTAATACGGAAGACGTTAAACATTAAagaaataagcataggaaaagttTCTCTCCCCGACTTATTCAACAGTCCTGATGATAGGCCTGTAAGCAGCACTACTACAAGGAAACATCTGACGAGTGGCCATGCTCCAGAAATATCTGTATCGGGGAGCCACCTCGCTCGAATTTCAAAATGGGAGAAACAAATACTTGGCAAAGACACTCTTAACAATAAAGCAGATCTTTCAGAAGACGATGAATCTGACAATTCTCCAGGAACTGTTACAGGTAACCAATCGTCGAGGCACAGTCCTTATGATTCTGTTCTTTCGACGGGTGGTGAGGCCTCTACTGGAAGGGAGATCCCAACTTCAAGCACCAAATCTCCAGATCATGTTCTTGAGCCTGTAACAAACATTCCCAATGGAGTCTCAACAGATGAAAGTGAGCCAAGAAGTTCTTCATTTGGTTTGTACGTAGATAGTGAGGTTGCCAAAGAAAAGGATGCATCTAGCGGACACAATGTTTCATTGGAG GAAAATGATCTGCCAATGGATCACTCAGTTATTGAGAGGGCAAATCATGAACCAACAATTTCTTCTCCACATCTTTTGGAAGGTGATACGACTGAAGTGCTGGGTAGCGAACAAACAATTTCTTCTCCTCATCATTTGGAAGGTGATGCGACTGAAGTGCTGGGTAGCGAACCAGGTAGAAATGCGTCTGCATTGCATGGTGAAGATGATAATATTGAACATCAG GGAGGGGTTGGAGGGGACGGGCGTGTTCAAG GCGAGCCAGTCCATCCACCGGAAATCCCTCCAGACACACACAATCAATCTCATATTCAGGATGGAAACATGGAG AAAAGAGCAGTTGATACAAGCAATGAACAATCCCTGAGCATAGATGGTAAGCAAAAGGCAGttcaaaaaggaaaaaacaagAAGCAGCCAGCCAAGAGAGGAAAAAGAGTTCCAG ATAAGCCAATCCAGACACCAGAAATACCTCCAGAAGATATCGATCCACAGAATGAATCTCATATTCATGAAGGAAACATTGAG AAACCAGCAGTTCCTGTAAGCAACCAACTCAAGGTTGGTAAGCAAAAACAAGCTCAGGATGGGAAGAGGAAGCAGCCATTGAGGAGAGGGAAAAGAGGGGCAG AAGAGGCAAGCGACCCGCTGGGAATACCCCCAGAAAATTGTGATACAGATACTCAACCTCATATGCAAGATACAAACATTGAG CAACAGACAGTCGGTACAAGGGTTGTACAGTCCCCAAACAATGGCAACGGGCGAAAGGAAACTCAAAGGAGAAAAAAGAGGCAGGAATTGCGTGGAAGGAAAAGTCTGGCAG CATTTGGTTTTTCGTGGCAATCTGGCGTTAGACGGAGCACAAGAATCCGGTCAAGGCCTCTGGAGGATTGGCGTGGCGAAAGATTTCTATATGGCCGTATACATGAGA CAATGTCCACAGTCATTGGCATTAAAGCATATTCTCCCAGTGAAGACGGCAAGGCTGCATTGAAAGTGAAATCCTTTGTGCCAGAACAATATTCAGACATTGTAGCTCAAGTTGCAAAGTATTGA
- the LOC124665843 gene encoding psbP domain-containing protein 5, chloroplastic-like has product MAAALLSLPSSASSSSSTLHHRGKSTVAVGACTPSSRRRARVLVSCSCTPSSGNRGLERRHLVLSGLVSSFAIVLPVSESYAAAELDDDVKMAMLVDETNAYSFLYPVQVPGKKSSFRWVESRKSERYSSAAPLSPDARQRIVSERLDMINNAVISVSIGPPSSRFLPSKDKTTWAAKDVADCVLSDKSSLKVTTSQRMAESSVLDAHTTDVDGQPYWFYEYIVRKSPTKSAPEPNLFRHNVACTAERDGYLYTLNASTLSKQWESMGPLLQKAVASFHLLPPTEKYVPPYQDPWRFW; this is encoded by the exons ATGGCGGCAGCTCTTCTGTCCCTCCCaagctccgcttcctcctcctcctccacgctcCACCACAG GGGCAAGAGCACGGTCGCTGTAGGAGCGTGCACTCCATCATCCAGGAGGAGAGCCCGCGTGCTGGTTTCGTGTTCTTGCACGCCCAGTTCAGGCAACCGCGGGCTGGAGAGGAGGCACCTTGTGCTGTCCGGCCTCGTTTCTTCTTTCGCAATTGTTCTCCCGGTTTCAG AATCCTATGCTGCTGCCGAGCTGGATGACGATGTGAAGATGGCTATGCTAGTAGATGAGACTAATGCATATTCTTTTCTGTACCCGGTTCAAGTGCCGGGAAAGAAATCCTCATTCAGATG GGTAGAGTCCAGGAAATCCGAGCGATATTCCTCTGCGGCGCCACTATCTC CCGATGCGCGGCAACGGATTGTGTCGGAGCGACTCGACATGATAAACAATGCTGTCATCTCAGTCTCG ATTGGGCCACCAAGTTCACGCTTTCTGCCTTCGAAAGACAAGACTACTTGGGCTGCAAAGGATGTTGCTGATTGCGTTTTGTCTGACAAATCTTCATTG AAGGTAACGACAAGCCAGCGAATGGCGGAGAGTTCTGTCCTTGATGCACACACTACAGAC GTTGATGGGCAGCCATACTGGTTTTATGAATATATAGTTCGGAAATCACCAACAAAATCT GCACCAGAACCTAATCTGTTTCGGCACAATGTAGCATGCACTGCTGAGCGAGACG GTTATCTGTACACATTGAATGCTTCTACTCTCAGCAAGCAGTGGGAATCT ATGGGACCTTTGCTGCAAAAGGCCGTGGCATCTTTTCACCTTCTTCCCCCGACAGAAAAATATGTTCCTCCTTACCAGGATCCTTGGAGATTTTGGTGA